In Vigna unguiculata cultivar IT97K-499-35 chromosome 3, ASM411807v1, whole genome shotgun sequence, a single genomic region encodes these proteins:
- the LOC114175095 gene encoding pentatricopeptide repeat-containing protein At2g13600-like, which translates to MTLLEEHIPNAHIGGITLYFKGFGKIGYARKLVDESSEPDVVSWSSLLSGYAQNGFVEEALLVFNEMFLLGVKCNEYTFPSVLKACSMKRDLNTRRKVHRMVMVKGFGSDGFVGNTLVVMYAKCGLLDDSKRLFGGIVEQNVVSWNALFSCYVQSELRGEVVDLFKEMMRSRIRPNEFSISIILNGLLRMGPI; encoded by the exons ATGACCCTCTTGGAGGAGCACATCCCCAATGCCCACATTGGAGGCATCACACTCTATTTCAAAGGTTTTGGAAAAATTGG GTATGCCCGCAAGCTGGTTGATGAAAGTTCTGAGCCAGATGTGGTTTCTTGGTCTTCATTGTTATCTGGGTATGCGCAAAATGGATTTGTGGAGGAGGCACTGTTGGTGTTTAATGAGATGTTCTTGTTGGGTGTTAAGTGCAATGAGTATACTTTCCCAAGTGTGCTTAAGGCATGCTCGATGAAGAGAGATTTGAACACGAGGAGGAAGGTTCATAGGATGGTTATGGTCAAAGGGTTCGGGTCTGATGGTTTTGTTGGTAACACTTTGGTTGTTATGTATGCCAAGTGTGGGTTGCTAGATGATTCTAAGAGGTTATTTGGTGGAATTGTGGAACAAAATGTTGTTTCATGGAATGCCTTGTTCTCTTGTTATGTGCAAAGTGAGCTGAGAGGTGAGGTTGTAGATTTATTTAAGGAAATGATGAGGAGTAGAATAAGGCCTAATGAGTTCAGCATTTCCATCATATTGAATGGACTCCTTAGGATGGGTCCTATATGA
- the LOC114176463 gene encoding protein NRT1/ PTR FAMILY 8.3-like: MGSTENDLSLAEEALLQDEERKQYTGDGSVDFKGRRVLKQNTGNWKACPFILGNECCERLAYYGIATNLVTYLTQKLHQGNVSAARNVTTWQGTCYLTPLIGAVLADAYWGRYWTIAVFSMIYVLGMGTLTLSASVPALKPAECLGTSCPPATPAQYAVFFFGLYLIALGTGGIKPCVSSFGADQFDDTDANERIKKGSFFNWFYFSINIGAFVSSTFIVWIQENAGWGLGFGIPALFMALAIGSFFLGTPLYRFQKPGGSPITRMCQVVVASVRKRNLVLPEDSSVLYETPDNSSAIEGSRKLEHSDELKCLDRAAIVSDAEGKTGDYSNKWRICTVTQVEELKILIRMFPIWATGIVFAAVYAQMSTLFVEQGTMMKTNIGSFRIPPASLSSFDVISVIFWVPVYDRVIVPIARKFTGKERGFSELQRMGIGLFVSVLCMSAAAIVEIVRLQLAQELDLVDEPVAVPLNIFWQVPQYFLLGAAEVFTFVGQLEFFYDQSPDAMRSLCSALSLLTTSLGNYLSSFILTVVTYFTTRGANPGWIPDNLNKGHLDYFFWLLAALSLLNMLVYVVAAKRYKQKRSA, from the exons ATGGGTTCCACGGAGAATGATCTATCGCTCGCTGAAGAGGCTCTTCTTCAG GACGAAGAGAGAAAACAATACACAGGAGATGGATCAGTCGACTTTAAAGGGAGGCGTGTTCTTAAGCAGAACACTGGCAATTGGAAAGCTTGCCCATTTATCTTAG GCAACGAGTGCTGTGAACGTTTGGCATACTATGGCATTGCAACAAATCTTGTTACCTATCTTACGCAGAAGCTGCATCAAGGAAATGTCTCTGCTGCACGAAATGTCACCACTTGGCAAGGCACTTGCTATCTTACACCTCTCATTGGAGCCGTTTTGGCAGATGCATACTGGGGACGATACTGGACAATTGCTGTTTTCTCCATGATTTATGTCCTA GGAATGGGTACATTGACTCTTTCTGCATCAGTTCCTGCACTCAAGCCTGCAGAGTGTCTGGGTACATCTTGCCCTCCAGCTACTCCTGCACAATATGCTGTGTTCTTCTTTGGTCTCTACCTGATTGCACTTGGGACTGGTGGTATAAAACCATGTGTGTCATCTTTTGGGGCAGATCAGTTTGATGATACTGATGCCAATGAAAGGATTAAGAAGGGATCCTTTTTCAACTGGTTTTACTTTTCTATCAACATAGGTGCCTTTGTATCCAGCACTTTTATTGTTTGGATTCAAGAAAATGCTGGGTGGGGTCTTGGATTTGGCATTCCTGCTTTGTTTATGGCGTTAGCCATTGGGAGTTTCTTTTTAGGAACGCCCCTTTACAGGTTTCAAAAACCAGGTGGGAGCCCTATTACAAGAATGTGCCAGGTTGTGGTAGCATCTGTCCGGAAGCGAAATCTGGTTCTCCCTGAGGATAGTAGTGTCCTATATGAGACACCAGATAATAGCTCTGCTATTGAAGGAAGTCGAAAACTGGAGCATAGTGATGAactaaa GTGTCTTGATAGGGCGGCTATAGTGTCTGATGCTGAGGGCAAAACTGGTGACTATTCTAACAAATGGAGAATTTGCACCGTTACACAGGTGGAGGAATTGAAAATCTTGATTCGCATGTTTCCAATTTGGGCTACTGGGATTGTTTTTGCTGCTGTTTATGCCCAGATGTCAACATTGTTTGTGGAACAAGGGACGATGATGAAAACAAATATTGGTTCCTTCAGGATTCCTCCTGCTTCCCTCTCAAGTTTTGATGTGATAAGTGTTATTTTCTGGGTCCCCGTCTACGACAGGGTTATTGTTCCCATTGCAAGGAAATTTACCGGCAAAGAGAGGGGCTTTTCAGAGTTGCAAAGAATGGGAATTGGCCTTTTTGTTTCAGTCCTGTGCATGTCAGCAGCTGCTATAGTGGAGATTGTACGTCTGCAGCTTGCACAAGAGCTTGATCTTGTTGATGAACCTGTTGCTGTACCCCTTAATATATTTTGGCAAGTCCCTCAGTATTTCTTATTGGGGGCAGCAGAAGTATTCACATTTGTGGGGCAGCTTGAGTTTTTCTATGACCAATCCCCAGATGCCATGAGGAGTTTATGCAGTGCCTTGTCTCTTCTGACTACTTCTCTGGGGAATTACTTGAGCTCATTTATTCTTACAGTAGTCACTTACTTCACCACACGAGGTGCAAATCCTGGATGGATTCCAGATAACTTGAACAAAGGTCATCTCGATTACTTTTTCTGGCTTTTAGCTGCACTTAGCTTGTTAAATATGTTGGTGTACGTTGTTGCTGCCAAAAGGTACAAGCAAAAGAGGTCTGCTTAA
- the LOC114177562 gene encoding protein NRT1/ PTR FAMILY 8.3-like, whose translation MGSTVDGAPLLEDGLLQDERSEEYTGDGTEDFRGRPVLKKNTGNWRACPFILGNECCERLAFFGISSNLVTYLTTKLHQGNVSAARNVSIWQGTSYLTPLIGAVLGDGYWGRYWTIAVFSFIYLIGLCSLTLSASLPALKPAECLGSVCPSATPAQYAVFYFGLYVIALGAGGVKTCVPSFGADQFDDSDPEERIKKGSFFNWYYFSIYLGAILSCTLIVWIQDNAGWGLGFGIPALFMGLSIVSFFLGTRLYRFQKPRGSPVTRICQVLYASVWKCNLVVPWDSNLLYELPEERYAIRGSHKLEHSEDLRCLDRAAIVSDYERKSGDYSNQWRLCTVTQVEELKILIQLLPIWATGIIFSAVYAQMSTLFVEQAILMDTFIGNFKLPPASLSTFDVISVIIWVPLYDKIIVPIIRKFTGKERGFSKLQRIGIGLFFSVLCMLSAAVVEIRRLDLAREFDLVDEPVAVPLSIFWQIPQNFFLGAAEVFTFVGQLEFLYDQAPNSMKTLGTALPLLNFSLGNYFSSFILTTVTYFTTQGGNLGWIPDNLNKGHLDYFFLLLAGLSFLNLLAYIVAAKRYKQKKGY comes from the exons ATGGGTTCTACCGTTGATGGTGCACCACTTCTGGAAGATGGTCTTCTTCAG GATGAAAGGAGTGAAGAGTACACAGGAGATGGCACAGAGGACTTTAGAGGCAGGCCTGTTCTTAAGAAGAATACTGGCAATTGGAGGGCTTGTCCTTTTATCCTAG GTAATGAGTGTTGTGAACGTTTGGCTTTCTTCGGAATTTCCTCAAATCTTGTTACCTATCTCACTACCAAACTGCATCAAGGAAACGTTTCTGCTGCAAGAAACGTCAGTATCTGGCAAGGCACTTCTTATCTCACACCTCTCATTGGAGCCGTTCTGGGAGATGGTTACTGGGGTCGATACTGGACAATTGctgttttctctttcatttatCTCATT GGGTTGTGCAGCTTGACACTTTCTGCATCTCTACCAGCATTGAAGCCTGCTGAATGTTTGGGTTCTGTATGCCCTTCAGCTACTCCTGCACAATATGCTGTGTTCTACTTTGGTCTGTACGTGATAGCGCTTGGGGCTGGTGGTGTGAAAACATGTGTGCCATCTTTTGGGGCAGATCAGTTTGATGATAGTGATCCCGAGGAAAGAATTAAGAAGGGGTCGTTTTTCAATTggtattatttttctatctatCTAGGTGCCATTTTGTCATGCACCTTAATTGTTTGGATTCAAGACAACGCAGGATGGGGTCTTGGATTTGGCATCCCTGCTTTGTTTATGGGATTATCTATTGTAAGCTTCTTCTTGGGAACACGTCTTTATAGGTTTCAGAAACCTAGGGGAAGTCCTGTTACAAGAATTTGCCAGGTTTTGTATGCGTCTGTCTGGAAGTGTAATCTGGTTGTCCCTTGGGACAGTAATCTCCTGTATGAGTTACCAGAAGAGAGATATGCAATTAGAGGGAGTCACAAACTGGAGCATAGTGAAGATCTAAG GTGTCTTGACAGAGCAGCTATAGTATCCGACTATGAGAGAAAAAGTGGTGACTACTCTAATCAATGGAGACTTTGCACAGTAACACAGGTGGAAGAATTGAAAATCTTGATTCAATTGCTTCCAATATGGGCTACTGGGATAATTTTTTCTGCTGTTTATGCTCAGATGTCAACATTGTTTGTGGAGCAAGCAATATTGATGGATACATTTATTGGTAACTTCAAATTACCCCCAGCTTCCCTCTCAACTTTTGATGTcattagtgttattatttggGTCCCTCTCTATGACAAGATAATTGTTCCAATCATAAGGAAGTTCACAGGCAAGGAAAGAGGGTTTTCAAAGTTGCAAAGAATAGGCATTGGCCTTTTCTTTTCAGTGTTGTGCATGTTATCAGCTGCTGTTGTGGAGATTAGGCGTTTGGACCTTGCAAGAGAGTTTGACCTGGTTGATGAACCTGTTGCAGTGCCCCTTAGTATATTTTGGCAGATTCCTCAGAACTTCTTCTTAGGGGCAGCTGAAGTATTCACATTTGTGGGGCAGCTTGAGTTCTTGTATGACCAAGCTCCAAATTCTATGAAGACTCTGGGTACCGCACTGCCACTTCTGAATTTTTCATTGGGAAATTACTTTAGCTCTTTTATTCTTACTACCGTAACTTACTTTACCACACAAGGTGGAAATCTTGGTTGGATTCCTGATAACTTGAACAAAGGTCATCTGGATTACTTTTTCTTGCTTTTAGCTGGACTTAGCTTCTTAAATTTGTTGGCGTACATTGTTGCTGCCAAAAGGTACAAGCAGAAGAAGGGTTATTAA